In Gopherus flavomarginatus isolate rGopFla2 chromosome 1, rGopFla2.mat.asm, whole genome shotgun sequence, a single genomic region encodes these proteins:
- the LOC127041897 gene encoding uncharacterized protein C3orf20-like isoform X3: MREKETKNVLKKEPKLSELVKTLETPEENVSHINDFSAARELRKLQWKIKTILDDWLEHYRMAFEIDSPHVHKMPGLPQRALRKCTVQSAAAPLATSIVQRAQEKNREDSGAYESDSSLLLARFQSVPAHNMWELLHYSPRISSSVNSNIKPDQPNVPQFSLNKGTSVLQNSYISGDKLWFTSHSACPVVLRRTLVGQEGKICRCSNHQIPYVSDLEYDHLINNQMSALEQIMVICVSSSLKTNEDPSEDKLEQLYERKNRNRSMPCIQGRLDSYRLLKYDITSADEFTGHKGSLLVQRHNVAPGMFLMYIQGKLLFANYIFNGYSKSAKDLQKQIAKTRSDYHMGYCLPNDFRFSFLEDSLQSYS, from the exons ccAAAGTTATCAGAGTTGGTGAAGACACTTGAAACTCCAGAGGAGAACGTAAGCCATATAAATGACTTCAGTGCAGCCAGAGAATTAAGAAAACTACAGTGGAAGATCAAGACTATTTTGGATGACTGGCTGGAACATTATCGAATGGCTTTTG AAATTGATTCACCACACGTTCACAAAATGCCTGGCCTTCCTCAGAGAGCTTTAAGAAAATGCACAGTGCAGTCTGCAGCTGCTCCCTTGGCTACCTCAATCGTACAGAGAGCACAAGAGAAGAACAGAGAGGACAGTGGAGCCTACGAGTCGGACAGCTCTCTCCTGCTAGCTCGTTTTCAATCAGTTCCTGCTCATAACATGTGGGAGTTGTTGCATTATTCTCCCAG AATTTCCTCTTCAGTAAACAGCAATATCAAACCAGATCAGCCAAATGTGCCTCAATTCAGTTTAAATAAAGGCACCTCCGTACTACAGAACTCCTACATATCAGG CGATAAACTATGGTTTACATCCCATAGTGCTTGCCCTGTTGTCCTTCGGAGAACACTGGTGGGGCAGGAAGGAAAGATATGCAGATGTAGTAATCATCAGATTCCATATGTATCAGACCTGGAGTATGATCACCTTATTAACAACCAGATGTCTGCCCTGGAACAAATAATGGTGATCTGTGTGTCTTCTTCATTGAAAACAAATGAGGATCCAAGTGAAGACAAATTAGAGCAACTCTACGAGAGGAAGAACAGGAACAGAAGTATGCCATGTATTCAG GGTCGCCTGGACTCCTATCGTCTCCTCAAATATGACATCACCTCTGCAGATGAATTTACAGGTCATAAAGGTTCATTACTGGTGCAAAGGCATAATGTTGCTCCCGGCATGTTTTTG ATGTACATTCAAGGAAAGCTGCTCTTTGCCAATTATATTTTCAATGGATATAGCAAGTCAGCTAAAGACCTTCAAAAACAAATAGCAAAGACCAGGAGTGATTACCATATGGGCTACTGTCTACCCAACGATTTCAGATTCAG